The proteins below come from a single Eremothecium sinecaudum strain ATCC 58844 chromosome II, complete sequence genomic window:
- the KES1 gene encoding oxysterol-binding protein KES1 (Syntenic homolog of Ashbya gossypii ACR125W; Syntenic homolog of Saccharomyces cerevisiae YPL145C (KES1) and YOR237W (HES1)): MSHYMNASSWTSFLESITSFSGDLSTSTAPPFILSPTSLVEYSQNWGETFELALDATSIINTEDGKPAEELRMLKIVKWFVSTLKSQYISRSQESGSEKKPLNPFLGEIFVGKWPNEQHPEHGETILLAEQVSHHPPVTAYTLINDKKKVRLEGYNQVKASLSRMILSVKQYGHAVLSLDELDEHYLITFPPLHLEGLLIASPCVELEGKSYIQSSTGLFCVFEYSGKGYFTGKRNSFKARIFRSQGDAEDKEKALYTIRGLWSDISYISEGAGSSNATAEKVFYNAKKSSFKHLQVKPIEEQFHLESRRAWDKVARAIRSGDYEAIHKEKSAIEQHNRDLRKQEKAEGIQWQTRWFQPIDYSNAPESSDKLFKSLANAAGLSTDNVPSGTMVKDLDSRKKRIPAIHWRFVRSNWDNEKEVTL; encoded by the coding sequence ATGTCGCATTACATGAATGCATCTTCGTGGACTTCATTTCTCGAATCAATTACTTCGTTTAGTGGTGATTTATCAACTTCGACTGCTCCTCCGTTTATTTTATCTCCCACCTCTTTAGTAGAATACAGTCAGAATTGGGGCGAAACTTTTGAGCTAGCGCTAGACGCAACCTCTATAATCAACACTGAAGATGGAAAACCTGCAGAGGAACTTCGAATGCTGAAGATCGTTAAATGGTTTGTGTCAACGTTGAAATCACAGTATATTTCACGTAGCCAAGAATCAGGTTCTGAGAAAAAACCTCTAAATCCATTCCTCGGTGAAATATTTGTCGGCAAGTGGCCTAACGAGCAGCACCCGGAGCATGGTGAGACAATTCTACTTGCTGAGCAAGTATCTCACCATCCTCCAGTTACTGCTTATACGCTTATTAATGACAAGAAGAAAGTTCGCTTAGAAGGATACAATCAGGTCAAAGCATCGCTCTCCAGGATGATATTAAGTGTCAAGCAGTATGGTCATGCTGTGCTGTCTCTAGACGAACTGGACGAGCATTACCTGATCACTTTCCCCCCTTTACACTTGGAGGGGCTTTTGATCGCTTCACCATGTGTCGAGCTGGAAGGAAAATCCTACATTCAGTCATCGACCGGATTGTTCTGCGTATTTGAATATTCAGGTAAGGGATACTTCACTGGAAAAAGGAATTCCTTCAAGGCCAGAATTTTCCGCTCTCAAGGTGATGCTGAAGACAAGGAGAAGGCGCTCTACACTATCAGGGGACTGTGGTCCGATATTTCTTACATATCCGAGGGTGCTGGCTCCTCCAATGCGACTGCTGAGAAGGTGTTTTATAACGCCAAAAAATCCTCGTTTAAGCATCTGCAGGTGAAGCCAATTGAAGAGCAATTTCATCTTGAATCTAGAAGAGCTTGGGATAAGGTAGCTCGTGCCATCAGGTCAGGCGACTATGAAGCTATCCATAAAGAAAAGTCAGCAATAGAACAGCATAACCGCGACCTAAGAAAACAAGAGAAGGCGGAAGGTATCCAATGGCAAACAAGATGGTTTCAGCCAATCGACTACAGCAATGCACCTGAGTCTTCCGATAAACTTTTCAAGAGTCTCGCGAACGCTGCTGGACTTTCAACTGACAATGTCCCCAGTGGCACAATGGTTAAAGACCTGGACTCCAGAAAGAAAAGAATTCCCGCTATCCACTGGAGGTTTGTCAGAAGTAACTGGGACAACGAAAAAGAAGTTACATTATAA
- the DFR1 gene encoding dihydrofolate reductase (Syntenic homolog of Ashbya gossypii ACR124W; Syntenic homolog of Saccharomyces cerevisiae YOR236W (DFR1)) has protein sequence MTSYKVPIVSIFACRVPDYGIGVKGKLPWRLSSDMTYFRDVTSSTFEPDKRNAVVMGKKTWDSMPKQFRPLKHRLNVVVSRSFTSQWEHSDIIRSNDLSKALQRLSDQSEELKLERIYVIGGAQIYDQTMHLCDNLLVTKVDPVTDEARSLEIDTQLDGERINKEFKENLDKLRGFIPPSVTLPQVGVWSEERGHRLQFSLYERSS, from the coding sequence ATGACTTCTTACAAGGTTCCAATCGTGTCCATCTTTGCGTGCCGGGTCCCTGATTATGGTATCGGGGTAAAAGGGAAATTGCCTTGGCGTTTATCATCAGACATGACTTATTTTAGAGATGTCACATCGTCAACGTTCGAGCCCGATAAGCGTAATGCTGTTGTCATGGGGAAAAAAACCTGGGACTCAATGCCTAAGCAATTCAGACCACTTAAACACAGGCTAAATGTTGTTGTTTCTCGTTCATTCACCTCACAATGGGAGCATTCTGACATTATAAGAAGTAATGACCTTTCAAAGGCTCTGCAAAGACTTTCTGACCAATCTGAAGAGCTCAAACTTGAAAGAATATACGTCATTGGTGGCGCGCAGATCTATGACCAGACCATGCATTTATGTGACAATCTGTTAGTTACCAAGGTAGATCCCGTGACCGATGAGGCACGTAGTTTAGAAATAGACACTCAATTGGACGGCGAAAGAATTAATAAGGAATTCAAAGAAAATCTAGATAAACTAAGAGGCTTTATTCCACCATCAGTAACATTACCACAGGTGGGGGTATGGAGCGAAGAGCGAGGCCACAGACTACAATTTAGCTTGTATGAGCGCTCGTCATAA